A single window of Sphaerodactylus townsendi isolate TG3544 linkage group LG03, MPM_Stown_v2.3, whole genome shotgun sequence DNA harbors:
- the GPR151 gene encoding G-protein coupled receptor 151 — MNSSMAQPVHYAGGYEPQDSKEWKVVIPAFLGMICLAGFAGNACVIGILLYNSKKGKPSMIHSLILNLSLADLLLVLFVVPFRAAAYSKGAWDLGWFLCKTSDWFRHVCMTAKSLTIAVVAKTCFMYANNPAKQVNIKWHIISAVLLAIWLVALGTPLPLWFFSNLLEPKDGSALCIMMIPAHANEFMSVFVKLYPLLVFCAPLTFAFFYFWRAYGRCQRRGTKTQNLRNQIRSRGLTMMLLSVTITSALMWLPDWVSWLWLWHLRKDWLAPPQGFVATTQVLMFAISSANPLIFVLMSEEFREGFKGLWKRLILKKPLPTPECREETPSDNLEDLPNSAPSPEPMTSVPETEPPSVPQTSESMEIKKEMPVLPDVEQFWHEREAVPDAQDNDPIPWEREEQETVGSDKKTETAEKATKTLL, encoded by the coding sequence ATGAACAGCTCTATGGCTCAACCAGTCCACTACGCCGGAGGCTACGAACCCCAAGATTCCAAGGAGTGGAAGGTGGTGATCCCAGCCTTTTTAGGAATGATCTGCCTAGCTGGTTTTGCAGGAAATGCGTGCGTAATTGGGATTCTGCTGTACAACTCAAAGAAAGGGAAACCATCCATGATTCACTCCTTGATCCTTAATCTCAGCTTGGCAGATCTGCTCCTTGTTCTCTTTGTTGTGCCTTTCAGGGCTGCTGCTTACTCGAAAGGAGCCTGGGACCTGGGCTGGTTCCTTTGCAAAACCTCCGACTGGTTCCGACATGTCTGCATGACAGCTAAGAGCTTGACCATTGCTGTAGTAGCCAAGACATGCTTTATGTATGCCAATAACCCAGCTAAACAAGTAAACATCAAGTGGCACATCATCAGTGCTGTCCTGTTGGCTATTTGGCTGGTGGCCTTGGGAACTCCACTGCCACTGTGGTTCTTCAGCAACCTTTTAGAGCCAAAGGACGGCTCTGCTCTATGCATCATGATGATTCCAGCCCATGCTAATGAGTTTATGTCAGTCTTTGTCAAGCTCTATCCCCTGCTGGTCTTTTGTGCTCCCCTCAcctttgctttcttttatttctggAGAGCTTATGGCAGATGCCAGCGGAGGGGGACCAAGACTCAAAACCTAAGGAATCAGATCCGATCCAGGGGCCTCACTATGATGCTTCTGAGTGTTACCATCACCTCTGCATTGATGTGGCTGCCTGACTGGGTATCTTGGCTGTGGCTATGGCACCTGAGGAAGGATTGGCTGGCTCCCCCACAAGGATTCGTGGCCACTACCCAAGTTCTGATGTTTGCCATCTCTTCAGCCAACCCTCTAATCTTTGTACTTATGTCTGAGGAATTCAGAGAGGGTTTCAAAGGCTTATGGAAAAGGCTTATACTGAAGAAGCCTCTGCCTACCCCAGAATGTCGAGAGGAAACACCATCTGATAACTTGGAGGATCTCCCCAATTCTGCTCCGTCACCAGAGCCCATGACTTCTGTTCCAGAGACAGAGCCCCCTTCTGTACCCCAAACCTCAGAAAGCATGGAAATCAAGAAAGAGATGCCCGTTTTGCCAGATGTTGAACAATTTTGGCATGAGAGAGAAGCAGTCCCTGATGCTCAAGACAATGACCCTATTCCTTGGGAACGTGAAGAACAAGAGACAGTAGGTAGTgataaaaaaactgaaacagcTGAAAAGGCAACCAAAACGTTATTATAA